Proteins found in one Verrucomicrobiota bacterium genomic segment:
- a CDS encoding PIN domain-containing protein: protein MAAEPLFIDSGGFYALVSPKSDVHSHSVAIMEEAARQKRRAITTDHIIDETATLLRARGLSKLLVEFFRMTEESQALTVEWTTPNRFAAARKFMLKHLDQEFSFTDCVSLVVMKELRLIDALATDHHFRIAGFNPLLGE from the coding sequence ATGGCGGCTGAACCGCTGTTCATTGATTCGGGTGGGTTTTATGCGCTGGTTTCGCCCAAAAGCGATGTCCACTCGCACTCCGTTGCCATCATGGAGGAAGCCGCTAGACAGAAGCGTCGGGCAATTACCACAGACCACATTATTGACGAAACGGCCACATTGCTTCGCGCTCGTGGCCTTTCCAAACTATTGGTGGAATTCTTCCGCATGACGGAAGAGTCGCAGGCTTTGACCGTTGAATGGACTACCCCCAACCGCTTTGCAGCCGCCCGCAAGTTCATGCTCAAACATCTGGATCAGGAGTTTTCATTTACGGATTGTGTGAGTCTCGTCGTGATGAAGGAACTTCGTCTGATCGATGCGCTGGCAACAGATCATCACTTTCGCATCGCCGGATTCAACCCGTTGCTAGGGGAATGA